In Aspergillus chevalieri M1 DNA, chromosome 7, nearly complete sequence, the sequence GATTTGCGGTGCTTTTTTGTCGGCGGGGAGTTGAAGGCGGTGATCATTTGACGTTGCATACTACACGACATCAAATAGATAATCACAGATTATCTATGCTTAGGATTGAAATATTTTATATTTCTGGAAATTCATTTGTTAGCATTTGTTAGGGACGCTTGGTTCTAGGCTAGGCCGATTCTAACAATGCTCACAGCTCACACCATCTGACGAGGCATTGCAGACATACAGTTATATCTTGCGAGTCAAGGATGCTTACTCGTACAAAGGACTCCACAAAGAAAATATCTATATGGAAACTGTGATAGGAAAGGGTATATCAAAGTGCAACTCGTAGTATACAAATAATTCAAAATATGATATCATCCGGACCAGTTCTTCAACAAATCGGGATATCAAACAAGAGCCCAGTTCATCGCAAACAGAGTTCGCAAACCGGACCGGAATGTTTGAGACGGTATACATTCGAACCGAGAACTCATAGGCCTGGATCTTCATCATGGtcggaagaacaagaagtgCGATTTGGGCCTTATTTGTACCCTCGAGCCGGGAGTGAAACAAAGATCACACGGCCATGATAACCAGGAGCACAGTGAATAAGGAGTCTCTAGACCACGCTGATAGGGTCATTCCTCAATAGCACGATTGTTGGCAATCAACGACGCTTGAAACAATCATCGATAGGGGTGTAACGTTGTTTCATTACTTCTGACCAGAGGAACCGAATCTTCTCTGCGTCATCTGCTTCATGTCAGTGGATATGCCCAAGAGTAGCTGGGAAGATCCAAAACCTGGTCGTCAAGGACATCGGATCTGAGATTCAAGCAACTCACCCAAGTTTTCTTACAATCTCGATAAGCTCTGCAGACACCATTAGCACATGAACAGCATTCAACAGTATAATGTTATTAGATATAGTCCCGACGCAGCACAGAACCTGATCCCAATAACCCAGCTACGCTAAACAGAAACAAAAACGCCAATACAGAAAGCAACGATAAATACTTACTGGAAGTAATCACCACACATCTCCTTATCAAAACCATTCCGTCTCATACACTTGAGACTCCGGTCCGCAAAGTCCTGGCATGGGTCATAGTACTCGCTGGCACTCTTGCTGTGAGTGAACGCGGCATTAGCATCTATCAGTCAGAATCACGCTAAATGAGCACATTGCGTTGGCACAAATGTAGATcagttggtggtggtagtggtgtCGGACGGATGGATGTGGATGTATGGTATCAATGTGCTCTGTGTGAATGTATGCCTGGAGTATGCATAGTCGACTTCTTGAGACTAGCACTGCCAATAGCGAATGCCCGACTGGATATCACCGCACCATCGACAATGTACTCCCAATAAAAAGCATGATAGTGAACAGGGCACGGCACATACTGAGAAAACTTCCTCTCCGTCTTATTGGCATCATCAACCGGCAAAGCCTGCCCCTGATCATTCTCATTCAAAGCCATGATGGATCCTCAGTATCAATCCGTTATCAACTCCGTAGTACTATCACTATGTACAAGTAACGTGAGGCATGAAGTCCCCCACGACCTCGGAACAACCCGGCTCGCCGATCGGGTGTCGCGGCATGCCGGCATTTCACCGAGGAAACGCCGCGCTTGGCGCGGAGAGACAGTTTTTGAATGGCTTCAGTTTTTGGCCCAACGAGGTAAGCGGCTCTGCGATgactactccggagtaggaTTTGAGAATGCTTGGCTATTCTATCAGACCAGGATACAAAGCTCTCTCTATAGATAGTAGGTAGAGGAACTGCGCTTTGGTTGGTCGTGCAGACTACTCCATAGTGAAAGATTTTCTACTCCATCCGTCTCGTACTTTTCGTATTAAACTACGACTAGCGCTAACGAGTCAAAATGCCACCGGAACCGTGAACTCGCACAAATCCCGTCCGGACCGTGACTTCCCACCGACTCGAATACGCACACAGGAATCGCCTCTGTTGCCACGGCACTGTATTGCCACACGCGCACACGCACCGCATATCCACGGAGACAAGAAGGA encodes:
- the COX23 gene encoding mitochondrial copper homeostasis protein (COG:O;~EggNog:ENOG410PQT9;~InterPro:IPR009069) gives rise to the protein MALNENDQGQALPVDDANKTERKFSHKSASEYYDPCQDFADRSLKCMRRNGFDKEMCGDYFQAYRDCKKTWMTQRRFGSSGQK